From Pagrus major chromosome 6, Pma_NU_1.0, one genomic window encodes:
- the tomm34 gene encoding mitochondrial import receptor subunit TOM34, with translation MPQKQKSKSWAELKQAGNESFKTGQYGDATNLYSQAIKELEKSSKKNPEDLAILYSNRAAGYLKDGNCGECVKDCNMSLELSQFNVKSLLRRAAAYEALERYRLAYIDYKTALQIDCNIAAAHDGTNRMTKALTEADGLSWREKLPPIPTVPLSVREKLSQKSPATSPQPNPTPQQNQTPQQNGTKQTNKPALSDKDMKKGQILKEEGNALVKKGEHKKAIEKYSQSIKHNPTEITTYTNRALCYLSVKQYRDAVRDCDEALMIDSSNIKALYRRAQAHKELKDVKACVDDLNNLLKVEPKNSAALKLLQEVQKKK, from the exons ATGCCTCAGAAGCAGAAGTCCAAGTCCTGGGCGGAGTTGAAACAAGCTGGAAATGAAAGTTTCAAGACGGGCCAGTACGGAGACGCCACCAATCTTTACAGCCAGGCGATCAAAGAGCTGGAGAAGTCCA gtAAAAAGAACCCAGAGGATTTGGCCATTTTGTACTCAAACCGCGCCGCAGGCTACCTGAAAGACGGCAACTGTGGAGAATGTGTGAAAGACTGCAACAT GTCTCTGGAGTTGTCGCAGTTCAATGTCAAGTCTCTGCTGCGTCGTGCCGCTGCCTACGAGGCTCTGGAGCGTTACAGGCTGGCCTACATCGACTACAAGACCGCTCTGCAGATCGACTGCAACATCGCGGCGGCTCACGACGGCACCAACAG AATGACGAAGGCGCTCACAGAGGCAGACGGGCTGTCGTGGAGAGAAAAGCTTCCTCCCATCCCCACCGTCCCTCTGTCTGTTAGAGAGAAACTTAGTCAGAAAAGTCCAGCCACCTCTCCACAACCGAACCCGACACCGCAACAGAACCAAACACCGCAACAGAACGGcaccaaacagacaaacaaacctg CTCTTAGTGATAAAGACATGAAGAAAGGCCAAATCCTGAAAGAAGAAGGCAACGCCCTGGTGAAGAAAGGCGAGCACAAGAAGGCCATAGAGAAGTACAGCCAGAGCATCAAACACAACCCCACTGAGATCACAACCTACACCAACCG ggCGCTGTGTTACCTGTCAGTGAAGCAGTACAGAGACGCCGTCAGAGACTGTGACGAAGCTCTGATGAttgacagcagcaacatcaaGGCTCTCTACAGGAGAGCTCAGGCTCACAAGGAGCTCAAG GATGTTAAAGCCTGTGTGGACGACCTGAACAACCTGCTCAAAGTGGAACCAAAGAACTCGGCTGccctgaagctgctgcaggaggtgcagaagaagaagtga
- the ywhaba gene encoding 14-3-3 protein beta/alpha-A encodes MDKNDLVQKAKLAEQAERYDDMAAAMKSVTEQGLELSNEERNLLSVAYKNVVGARRSSWRVISSIEQKTEGNEKKQQMAREYRVKIEAELQEICQDVLNLLSEFLIPKATQAESKVFYLKMKGDYFRYLSEVASGDSKKDTVENSQQAYQDAFNISKKDMQPTHPIRLGLALNFSVFYYEILNSPEQACSLAKQAFDEAIAELDTLNEDSYKDSTLIMQLLRDNLTLWTSENQGDEGETGDGDN; translated from the exons ATGGATAAGAACGACCTGGTGCAGAAAGCCAAGCTGGCAGAGCAGGCTGAGCGCTACGACGACATGGCGGCTGCCATGAAGTCCGTGACGGAGCAGGGCCTGGAGCTGAGCAACGAGGAGCGTAACCTGCTCTCTGTCGCCTACAAGAACGTG GTTGGGGCCCGTCGTTCATCCTGGCGCGTCATCTCCAGCATCGAGCAGAAGACGGAGGGGAACGAGAAGAAACAGCAGATGGCACGCGAATACCGTGTGAAGATCGAGGCTGAACTCCAAGAAATCTGCCAGGACGTGCTG AACCTGCTCAGCGAATTCCTCATTCCCAAAGCAACTCAGGCGGAGAGCAAGGTGTTCTACCTCAAAATGAAAGGAGACTACTTCAGATACCTGTCAGAGGTGGCCTCTGGGGACTCAAAGAAGG ACACGGTGGAGAACTCTCAGCAGGCTTACCAGGACGCCTTCAACATCAGCAAGAAGGACATGCAGCCAACACACCCCATCCGGCTGGGCCTGGCCCTCAACTTCTCCGTCTTCTACTACGAAATCCTCAACTCGCCCGAGCAGGCCTGCTCTCTGGCCAAGCAG GCTTTCGACGAGGCGATCGCCGAGCTCGACACCTTGAACGAGGACTCGTACAAAGACAGCACGCTGATCATGCAGCTACTAAGGGACAACCTGACT ctgtggACATCAGAAAACCAGGGCGACGAGGGCGAAACCGGCGACGGAGATAACTAG